From the Syntrophorhabdales bacterium genome, one window contains:
- a CDS encoding ABC transporter ATP-binding protein, translated as MQDTIRDMMQSMADEQQVIIETEELTKAYKTQVAVDHVSFKVMQGEVFGFLGPNGAGKTTTILMLLGLTEPTGGRVRVLGVDPTRDSIKVKGMVGYMPENMGFYGDLDAVQSLRYVAELNNIPRDVAEGRIEAALNTVGLRDETKKKVAAYSRGMRQRLGLAELIVKEPKLAFLDEPTLGLDPDATNRMMDLIESLSSEKGMTIVLCSHFLHMVQRLCRRVGIMIKGKMVGQGSMDRLAQEKLGLGAEEYTLEELYMKYFQET; from the coding sequence ATGCAGGACACGATACGGGACATGATGCAGTCCATGGCTGATGAGCAACAGGTCATCATAGAGACGGAGGAGCTTACCAAGGCCTACAAGACGCAGGTGGCCGTGGATCATGTCTCCTTCAAGGTCATGCAGGGAGAGGTGTTCGGTTTCCTCGGTCCGAACGGCGCGGGAAAGACCACGACCATCCTTATGCTGCTCGGGCTCACAGAGCCTACGGGCGGACGCGTGCGGGTCCTGGGCGTCGATCCTACGAGAGACTCGATCAAGGTCAAGGGCATGGTCGGCTACATGCCGGAAAACATGGGCTTCTACGGGGACCTCGATGCAGTGCAGTCGCTCCGCTATGTTGCCGAGCTGAACAATATCCCGAGAGACGTGGCAGAGGGGCGCATTGAAGCCGCGCTCAACACTGTGGGGCTCCGGGACGAAACCAAGAAAAAGGTAGCCGCTTATTCACGCGGCATGAGGCAGCGCCTGGGTCTCGCGGAGCTGATCGTCAAAGAACCGAAGCTGGCGTTTCTCGATGAGCCCACGCTGGGGCTGGACCCGGATGCCACAAACCGGATGATGGATCTCATCGAAAGCCTCTCTTCTGAAAAGGGTATGACGATTGTTCTATGCTCCCACTTCCTCCACATGGTGCAGAGGCTCTGCCGCCGCGTCGGCATAATGATCAAGGGCAAGATGGTGGGGCAAGGCTCCATGGATCGGCTGGCTCAGGAGAAACTGGGCCTCGGCGCAGAGGAGTACACGCTGGAAGAGCTCTACATGAAGTACTTTCAGGAGACATAA
- a CDS encoding NEW3 domain-containing protein yields the protein MSKTRSYRLFMLVALVASGLILSGWASMAAETKKKEDVENRPERSIQMSAEFPGVQVPPGQTVTMNLIFDNKGRTNENVDVSILSVPKGWKARLKTDQYTVTGVSVPWGEQKTIAFEAEPDKTVKTGDYTFDVQARTKDGQFKMDQSILVKVRERQGGAETRGVRLTTSYPVLRGPSDASFEFSVDVESKLDRDAVFDLSAQTPEGWEVNFKPAYETKYITSLRLKANSSQTVAIQVKPAMNSKAGEYPITMRVASGDARAEAKLMVALTGTYSVDAGTPSGLLTLDARQGKPSVVSIFVKNTGSAPLQEIKFMSFKPENWKVEFKPEKLPTLEPNELKQVEVTITPYEEALVGDYSVGIGISTEKASKNLEFRVTVKASTAWGWIGIGIIVLVVLGLTGLFHWLGRR from the coding sequence ATGAGCAAAACGAGATCATATCGCCTGTTTATGCTGGTAGCCCTGGTAGCCTCAGGCCTGATTCTTTCGGGGTGGGCATCAATGGCTGCCGAGACCAAGAAGAAGGAAGATGTGGAGAATCGACCGGAGAGGTCGATCCAGATGTCTGCGGAATTCCCGGGAGTCCAGGTTCCGCCGGGACAGACCGTCACCATGAATCTCATCTTCGACAACAAGGGGCGCACTAATGAGAACGTGGACGTCTCAATCCTTTCTGTACCGAAAGGATGGAAAGCGCGACTCAAGACCGATCAGTACACGGTCACCGGGGTTTCGGTGCCGTGGGGCGAGCAAAAGACTATTGCCTTTGAGGCGGAGCCGGACAAAACGGTGAAGACAGGTGACTACACGTTTGATGTTCAGGCCAGGACGAAAGACGGGCAGTTTAAGATGGATCAGTCGATTCTTGTCAAGGTGAGAGAGCGGCAGGGAGGAGCGGAAACCCGTGGAGTACGCCTGACCACGTCCTATCCTGTGCTCCGCGGGCCTTCAGACGCCAGCTTCGAGTTCTCGGTGGATGTTGAAAGCAAGCTCGACCGGGACGCGGTGTTTGACCTGTCTGCACAGACGCCCGAAGGCTGGGAAGTGAATTTCAAGCCTGCGTATGAGACCAAATACATTACCAGCCTGCGCCTGAAGGCCAATTCGAGTCAGACTGTGGCAATCCAGGTGAAGCCTGCGATGAACTCCAAGGCGGGCGAATACCCGATCACCATGAGGGTCGCTTCCGGTGACGCAAGAGCAGAAGCCAAGCTGATGGTAGCGCTCACAGGGACGTATTCCGTCGATGCGGGCACCCCCAGCGGCCTCCTCACGCTTGACGCACGACAGGGCAAGCCTTCAGTCGTGTCGATCTTTGTCAAGAACACGGGATCTGCCCCCTTGCAGGAAATCAAGTTTATGTCCTTCAAGCCGGAGAACTGGAAAGTGGAATTCAAGCCGGAGAAGCTCCCCACCCTTGAGCCTAATGAGCTGAAACAGGTGGAGGTCACCATCACGCCTTACGAGGAAGCTCTGGTGGGAGACTACTCCGTGGGTATTGGCATAAGCACAGAGAAAGCATCCAAGAACCTTGAGTTTCGTGTAACGGTTAAAGCGTCAACTGCCTGGGGATGGATCGGCATCGGCATTATCGTGCTCGTGGTGCTCGGCCTCACAGGGCTCTTTCACTGGCTCGGCAGGCGGTAA
- the cas6 gene encoding CRISPR system precrRNA processing endoribonuclease RAMP protein Cas6, whose translation MPRSVVLYTSDDIFLQIKQRLAELFAPEKIKPYTCSRAHASETGARRVRITELVSYSLAPIIDDVVGKGQALIVSAADRDVCGASYEDLLQNADRFRREALLQFSSPTIVGLGGYLVSFPVLPLMLSHYVHTWNMLAGFKITRVPELLEHVKMKEFKVSYVRSEHGPGFQGWVALEMEKGRSEEEIQLFNTLIDFAFYCGTGLYTDEGLGQTRRAQREANKRYKP comes from the coding sequence ATGCCCAGGTCCGTCGTACTCTACACCAGTGACGACATATTCCTGCAGATCAAGCAAAGGCTTGCAGAGCTGTTCGCGCCTGAAAAAATAAAACCCTACACGTGCTCCCGTGCTCACGCGTCAGAAACAGGCGCGCGGCGCGTAAGGATTACCGAGCTCGTATCCTATAGCCTCGCCCCGATCATTGATGATGTCGTCGGCAAAGGCCAGGCCCTGATCGTTTCCGCGGCAGACAGGGACGTGTGCGGCGCATCGTACGAGGATCTTCTGCAAAACGCCGACCGCTTTCGGCGGGAGGCGCTTCTGCAATTTTCTTCTCCTACTATCGTGGGCCTCGGCGGTTACCTTGTTTCATTCCCTGTTTTGCCCCTGATGCTCAGCCATTATGTCCACACATGGAACATGCTTGCCGGGTTCAAGATCACTCGGGTACCCGAACTGCTTGAGCACGTCAAAATGAAAGAATTCAAAGTATCCTACGTGCGTTCGGAGCACGGCCCCGGTTTCCAGGGGTGGGTTGCGCTGGAGATGGAGAAGGGCAGATCGGAAGAGGAGATCCAACTGTTCAACACCCTCATCGATTTCGCATTTTACTGCGGAACAGGCCTTTACACGGATGAAGGCCTCGGTCAGACGCGAAGAGCCCAACGCGAGGCCAACAAACGGTACAAACCCTAG